A stretch of the Triticum aestivum cultivar Chinese Spring unplaced genomic scaffold, IWGSC CS RefSeq v2.1 scaffold4721, whole genome shotgun sequence genome encodes the following:
- the LOC123176692 gene encoding uncharacterized protein encodes MAAMKRQEKIGKRKTCTQVPRGERNAMLDRRNKRFVGRVNTPTVRSISIPKMSSTGQPTIVEAHSASTSSSTPEYTIRSEGNTPILTLLASLETEPSFVLFGTWADDMDSYLNGLMNDDVNPDDLFDDEYYLFAGEGSDADDLEHDELEDSSHENYVDHDPFDYVYSNLPANTHILKHAANCDHCKAKKFVSEAP; translated from the exons ATGGCGGCGATGAAGCGTCAGGAGAAAATTGGCAAGCGAAAAACATGTACGCAGGTGCCACGTGGTGAGAGGAATGCTATGCTAGATCGTCGTAATAAAAGGTTTGTAGGTAGGGTGAATACCCCAACCGTCAGGTCCATCTCCATACCGAAAATGAGCTCAACGGGACAACCTACCATAGTTGAAGCACACAGTGCCTCAACATCATCTAGCACGCCGGAGTACACGATCAGAAGTGAAGGTAACACGCCCATCCTTACTCTCCTTGCGTCCCTTGAGACTGAACCCTCATTTGTGTTGTTTGGCACCTGGGCAGACGACATGGACTCTTACCTCAATGGTCTCATGAATGATGATGTCAATCCTGACGACCTCTTTGACGATGAATATTACCTGTTTGCTGGTGAAG GCTCAGATGCTGATGACTTGGAGCACGACGAATTGGAAGACTCAAGTCACGAAAACTATGTCGACCATGATCCATTTGACTATGTGTACTCAAACCTGCCAGCCAACACACACATCCTGAAGCACGCCGCGAACTGCGACCACTGCAAGGCCAAGAAGTTTGTGAGCGAGGCCCCATGA